CAGCTTCTCTttctccaagagaatcccattGAGTTTCAAAATGACTTCTGGAATTTTTCTCTTTAAAAGTTCAGACTCCTTATCTTTTCTAAAATGTGATGAACCCTTTTCCTTGAGGAATTCCCTCTTGAGTCTGAACAACTCTTCTGTTTTCTCTTGCAAAGCTGATTCATGTTGTCTTCTCAACTTGGTCATTTCAGTTTTGAAGAAAGACACCAGTTCTTCTTTTGTCATGTGCTTCAGTTGGGATAAATCAGCAACCCCCATCATGAATGTGCCAGAGTCCCCAGATTTCTCCATGATGATGGTTCCGTTTTCCTCAGCATGAGATGGAAAATGATGATTTCCTAACACTTTTCCAGGAAAGAGTTCCTTTCTTTTTGAAACACTCCATTCTTCGAAACTTTCATGGCTGTTATCTGAGCTGAATAATGACTTAGAAATAGCATCAAGTTCTTCACACACGCTAGCTAGCTCTGTAAATTTCTCCTGCGAGTTCTTGATTAAGGTATTAACCAGTCCTCTTTGCTCATACAATTTTGTTTCAAACTCATCGTGTAGACCCTTAATATAATACTGAATCATGAAATTACTGATTTCTCTCTGAAATTCATGTACCCAATGCTGTTCCCACATTGAAGCCTTCATCGACCAGAATATGTCATTAATTTGTGCAAATCCTAATTCTAGCATTATTTTTAGACCATCAATTTGTTCATCTATTTCAAGCAATTTTTCCTCAGCCTTTATCATAGGAAATATACTAAACATTCCTGAATCCGTGGAGCCTACAGTTATTCTACCATGAGAGTTCGAGGTCCTTAAATCCTGAAGATCCTCCTGAAGTCTATGAAGCTGTTCTTCTGCTGCAAGCTTTAATCTGCCTAAACGCTTTGGATAATTCAAATCTACACTTGCATCTAAACAGCTCTGATGCAACTCTGATTTTGTTTTGTCAATTTCAATAGAAGATTTTGGCAACATCACAAATGATGCTAACCTGTTGCTTATAGCTGCATCAGACTTACAAGACTGCAACCTCTCATTCAAGATAGCTATTTCTGCTTCCTTTGAATCAATTTTCTCAGCAGCTTCTTCAACCAGAGCATTTATTATACCCTTGAAGACCGACTCACTCACCATTCTTGAAATGCTGAGCCGGTCGTTTATCTCATCCCAGTAAGAATCCAGATCATCAAGGAGAAACTTTTCATAAAAAACCGAGTCATTCTCGATGTTCCCATTCCCCTTAAAACTTCTACTTGATGACAAAGACCTATATGCTGAAGTACCTGCCCTTTCATCCCAGATCTCAGAATTCTCCACCGGTAACTGCACTTCTGACTAAAAAGAAGTTCCAAACATCGACAAttccaataaaaaaaagaagaaaataaattaattttaatgCCAATTCCAGAATAAACAAAACTAAAATCTCCACTAGTCTCATTCAAAAATGGAAATAGTTATGCTTTTAATGCAAATttctgaataaaagaaactaaaaTGCTAACAAGTCCTTAATAAAAAAAGACATGCATGTCTCATCCGGCAGAAAAACAACAATTATGAGAAAAACGGACCAACACAGCAAAAACAGTGAATTTAAGCAACAACAGACCCCTTCTTTACTATCCTAATACAAATTCCACAAGCCAATGCCAAATTTGAAGGTACAAAAGTAATTAAGCTGCCCTCTATAATGCATATATTAATTCAAAATGCCAAATGCAGGAAGTTCGGAGATCCTAAATCAATTAACCTTGTTTTAAGTACGAACCCCactgacacaaaagaaaagacaaaaaaacaaaaaagaaacaaaacccAGAAGAAAACGGAAATATCTCTGCTTATGTAACTAAAAGAAACCGAACTCCCCATTCAGATTAGTAATCCaatccagaaaataaaagaaaagacaagTAAAGTGCAAAGTTAAATAGAGAGATCCTTCAGCTAAACCAACTAAAACGGCCCAAAAGATACAGATATTCCAACTAAAAACCTGACCTTTACCATCGTAATCTAAACTCCATAAGCCAGTACCAAATTTCAACGATATAAAACTCCTGAAACCACCATCAATAATGCAAAATTTACTCCAAAAGGCCAAATTTAGAAGTTCCAAGATCATAAATAGTCCATTAATTGCTATAGTGCTAGAACAAAGCCACTACGGGTGAATATTTAACAGAACCAAAATCATGAAGTACCCAATTCTTACCTTTGTATCTCAGATAAAATCTAAGAAATCTAACTTAAACCAAGAAAACTTTTGGAAGACCGATGCCAAATCGATGAATCCCTATATCCCACCAACTGAAAAGGCCAAAggcgccactgttccaaataaATTAACTATGCCCGCCAATGATTCAGGCAAGAAACAATTCCAAATAAATCAACTATGCTCGCCAATTATTCAGGCAAGAAACAACCAAAAACGGATCGGAAAATCAATCaacagtcaaaaaaaaaaaacactcacGGATTCGATCCGGTCCATGGAAGCAACGAAGAGGGGACCGTTGGGGGGAACACTTCGAACTTCCCGCCACGGCTTCGTGCGGTCTCGTCCACTCGAGTGAGCCGAAGCTAAAAAGGAGGGATTTTTAGGTCTGCGAGGGAGATCTTTTTACCCTTTGTCCGATTATGCGGTAAATTTCTTTAGGGTTAGGAGAAAataagggaggagagagagagagagagagagagagagagagaggcgaaaGGAGTCGTCAGTCGGAAAGAGTCCAAGGAAAAGTCGTCGGCAGGAGGCGGCAATCAAGCTGTCTGAGAGGGAAAACTAAGCTCGAAAAGTACAATGTCCAAGGCGAGATCGACGGCAGACAGGTGGTCCACTGTAAGTCTGTAATTAGTAAACTCTAGCGATCAGGAAAAGCTTTATTTATTTCtgtttgacttttttttttccttttatatcgaatattttaaattaatattaataagttaaatctatttttgttaAATATTTTTACAATTAATGTGCTCCCATATCCAAAATTTCTTGGGCCATTTGGTACTGGCTATTTATTTTGTACCAATTCTTTCAAGTTATActaatttttttgtttatggATGAAATTTTTCATGTGTATGCTATATAATCTTTTGTACCGCAATACGAGAAATGATTGTATGCGAAGGGTTGTATAGTGTCGTGTAGTAGAGGGGCATTGTGCAGTCcgaaattattaaaattttatgctAAATTAATTCTTATAAATATTGATATAGATGCATATGCttctccaatattttttttaattattgatgtaattaataaaaaaatcccATCTTAAGGAGAAGCATTTCTTCTGTTTCTctctttaaaaattaatttaaactacaGGGAGTAGATTAAAGGATATAGCTGGTCATCATTAGATAgagatttaaaataacatagagACATACTAATCATATGGAGACTCGAATCTCTCAAGAGTTTAATACTAGAATAGCTAAAGGCAATTGAAAGGATAAAAAAGTACATATTGATGTTTCTATAGTTTGATGTTTCTATAGTTtcatcaaattttgaatttttttttgaatggaatTAAATTTTTGATATTGAATCTTGTTGAACCTACTTTTTATATGTATGCGAataagctatatatatatatatataccaaaaCTATCTAACTGCTATATATTCTCTTAATTGTTTTTAAGTGGCATTTGCACTATTATCTTAAAAGTTGACACCACACTATCACCATTCACATTATTTGATTTACCATTCCCTTTTGTACTATCCAttgtaaaaagaaaaatgaatgtATTAAACTAAACAAGTCAAAGCTATACAAGTTATTATTATCATTTCAAGGCTCAAGATCTATGACCTACCCTTTTGATGAATGAACTAGCTCGACCCCTCTTAAGCTAATTACTCAATTTACAATTCTACAAATCATGCGAATAGTACAACTTATTCTAGTTTCTATGCATGAGAGCTTATATGTAGTatgttaataaataaattaaagcttGATTTGGAGTTACAAGTAGTTAAAGTATAATCTTAGAATGTAAATAATAATGGAGAAGACAAAGGAATGACAAAATTTTATGAAATCCAAAAGAAATGGTTaagataactttttttttttgattcacaTAGCATGTATAGATAAATTAAAGTGTTTGACCTGAAAATCCATATAAATAAATATCTGGATAATTTGTATAGGCAATGTTTAACCTTGATTGCATATAGGGAGCTATAAATCTTATCTTTTAAGGAAAATGCTCCAAAATGAAATACAGACTAAGGCATGCCAGCTAAAATTTGGGATGACTTGGATTTAGGTTTAAGCTACCATTGTACAACTGAGCCCAAGACTACTTATACTCCATCCCAACTTGCAATGTATCCTCTGCGCCCGCAAATTCTTTGCGTATAACCTTTCTTCCATAACTTAAGAAGATTGCATAAAGCAAGCTATTGGTCCCAGTTTCGAGACTGGAGAACAAAGCATGAAATATAGCTGCCCACCAAATCCATTAaatcatatatttttctatGAAAGAGTCCATTAAATCATATCATTGTACTActgttactctttttttttgtgggcaGTTATATCACTAATGAACCCAATCAAATCCATCTTTTGGGAGCAGCAGCTAATGACATGATGGTGGTattagtattttattttttattttttagaaaagggAAGGGGtgaggaagggacaagctcaTCCTCGTGTAGCAGCCTCCACTGGCCCCCATCCCGCCatgagaatgttcgatgcgggcagaaatgaccgtgtgttggtATTTGGTCACCAAAATtagaacttcttttttttttgggtaaaaacgGTAATTTATAAAGCCCTAACGTGAGTaccagggccggcccgagccctaggcgactgaggcggtcgcctaaggccccg
This portion of the Phoenix dactylifera cultivar Barhee BC4 chromosome 11, palm_55x_up_171113_PBpolish2nd_filt_p, whole genome shotgun sequence genome encodes:
- the LOC103710496 gene encoding WPP domain-associated protein isoform X1, with product MDRIESSEVQLPVENSEIWDERAGTSAYRSLSSSRSFKGNGNIENDSVFYEKFLLDDLDSYWDEINDRLSISRMVSESVFKGIINALVEEAAEKIDSKEAEIAILNERLQSCKSDAAISNRLASFVMLPKSSIEIDKTKSELHQSCLDASVDLNYPKRLGRLKLAAEEQLHRLQEDLQDLRTSNSHGRITVGSTDSGMFSIFPMIKAEEKLLEIDEQIDGLKIMLELGFAQINDIFWSMKASMWEQHWVHEFQREISNFMIQYYIKGLHDEFETKLYEQRGLVNTLIKNSQEKFTELASVCEELDAISKSLFSSDNSHESFEEWSVSKRKELFPGKVLGNHHFPSHAEENGTIIMEKSGDSGTFMMGVADLSQLKHMTKEELVSFFKTEMTKLRRQHESALQEKTEELFRLKREFLKEKGSSHFRKDKESELLKRKIPEVILKLNGILLEKEKLPPIRDDHDEICHLKYRIDSLFLENQGLQSLLLDKNREVKHLYSQVSDTASQMLLHSSVEANFLKQIMKFKGDLEDVKMETNIRDEFYNVVLRELICEHQCRMEDIKIETICLQEIYSVIIKGIAWDVISTINPAISKYYTEKASLETRILEKDKALRLEIEEKQKLKQTIASISTVMKEKEKLAVDTGSTLMQQKKQFDLVHQELSLLRDQVCKQDVLISDFKKKSHSMESRLNEALQQIHQYELETNKLNEKLKSAADALEKAGKQKAVLHDMVEEKQKSLSLSDAKGREQAKELECIIVAVMELSKAAVDFESILAEKIKSTESRLKILSHQFEPLVKQAILLEKKESWFKQMLEIRCSNFQKAEAEVDLLGDEVDALLGLLGKIYIALDHYSPVLQHYPGVMEILKLVQRELKGENI